The following proteins are encoded in a genomic region of Vibrio tasmaniensis:
- a CDS encoding carbohydrate-binding protein, which translates to MKLNKLAIITLLGTALSQFSHAQEAPKGTIYLTFDDGPINASIDVINVLNEQGIKGTFYFNAWHLDGIGDENEDRALEALKLALDTGHIVANHSYAHMIHNCVEEFGPNSGAECNSTGDHQINSYQDPAHDAGTFTENLAVLERYLPSINSYPNYRGEEFARLPYTNGWRVTKNFKADGLCATSDDFKPWEPGYFCDTENPSNSVKASIEVQNILANNGYQTHGWDLDWAPENWGIAMPANSLTEAKPFLTYVNAALNSCAPTTINPINSKAQEFPCGTPLHADKVIVLTHEFLFEDGKRGMGATKNLPKLAKFIQIAQEAGYVFDTMDNYTPVWQVSSAYAAGDYVTHSGTVYKAVTTHVAQQDWAPSSTSSLWTNADPATNWTLNVAYEESDVVTYQGLRYLVNVPHVSQAEWTPNTQKTLFTAL; encoded by the coding sequence ATAAAATTAAATAAACTGGCTATAATTACACTTTTAGGCACTGCCCTGTCTCAATTTTCTCATGCCCAAGAAGCACCAAAAGGTACCATATATTTAACCTTCGATGACGGCCCTATTAATGCATCTATCGATGTAATTAATGTGCTGAATGAACAAGGTATTAAAGGTACTTTTTATTTTAATGCTTGGCATTTAGATGGCATTGGTGATGAAAATGAAGATCGTGCTTTAGAGGCCTTAAAACTTGCTCTTGATACGGGGCATATCGTGGCTAACCACAGTTACGCACACATGATTCATAACTGTGTTGAAGAGTTTGGCCCTAACAGTGGCGCAGAGTGTAATTCAACCGGCGATCATCAAATCAACTCTTACCAAGATCCTGCTCATGATGCGGGTACTTTTACCGAAAACTTAGCCGTGTTAGAACGATACTTACCAAGTATCAACAGCTATCCAAACTATCGTGGAGAGGAATTTGCTCGACTGCCTTACACCAATGGCTGGCGTGTAACAAAGAACTTTAAGGCAGATGGTTTATGTGCAACATCTGATGATTTTAAACCTTGGGAGCCTGGTTACTTCTGTGACACTGAAAACCCTTCAAACAGCGTTAAGGCCTCGATTGAAGTGCAAAACATCTTAGCGAATAATGGATACCAAACCCATGGTTGGGACTTAGACTGGGCACCTGAGAACTGGGGCATAGCGATGCCAGCAAACAGCTTAACAGAAGCAAAACCATTCCTTACCTATGTTAATGCAGCGCTTAATAGTTGTGCACCAACTACCATTAATCCTATCAACTCCAAAGCACAAGAATTTCCTTGTGGTACACCGTTACACGCAGACAAAGTGATCGTGTTAACGCATGAATTCTTATTTGAAGATGGTAAACGTGGTATGGGAGCAACCAAAAATTTACCTAAGTTAGCTAAGTTCATTCAAATAGCTCAAGAAGCAGGATATGTCTTCGACACCATGGATAACTACACTCCAGTTTGGCAAGTTAGCAGCGCTTACGCAGCTGGCGATTACGTCACTCACTCAGGCACCGTTTACAAAGCCGTAACGACACACGTTGCACAACAAGACTGGGCGCCATCTTCAACCTCTAGCCTTTGGACTAATGCCGACCCAGCAACCAATTGGACGCTAAACGTTGCTTATGAGGAAAGTGATGTAGTGACATATCAAGGTTTACGTTACCTAGTAAACGTACCACATGTATCACAAGCCGAGTGGACTCCAAATACACAGAAAACCTTGTTCACAGCTCTATAG
- the lptG gene encoding LPS export ABC transporter permease LptG has translation MFKILDLYIGRTIIATTSLVLVTFVGLSGIIKYVEQLRKVGRGTYDLLQALYFVLLSIPRDIEMFFPMAALLGALIGLGMLAASSELVVMQAAGFSKLDIGLSVLKTAIPLMVIVTLLGQWGAPQAQKMARDLRTISVAGGSIISTQSGVWARDANDFIFIVKIDDDKLYGLNMWRYDENKALKTAIYSKEVDYVGDNVWTMRDVELTSFENEIQVTKENLPTFSWETSLAPDKLAIVTVKPEELSLSGLYDYVSYLKASEQDAARYELALWRKITQPISIAVMMLMALSFIFGPLRSVTMGARILSGVIAGFTFYISSEFFGPISLVYQIPPAFGAIAPSVVFFGIAIMLLRRKL, from the coding sequence GTGTTTAAGATTCTCGATTTATATATAGGCAGAACCATCATCGCGACCACGTCATTAGTATTGGTGACGTTTGTCGGTCTCTCTGGAATTATCAAGTACGTAGAGCAGTTGCGGAAGGTAGGTCGTGGTACATACGATCTATTACAAGCGTTGTATTTCGTTTTACTGAGTATTCCTCGTGATATCGAAATGTTCTTCCCAATGGCGGCATTACTTGGCGCATTAATTGGTCTTGGTATGCTTGCTGCGAGTTCTGAGCTTGTGGTTATGCAGGCGGCTGGTTTCTCTAAGTTAGATATTGGTTTATCGGTACTTAAGACTGCGATTCCGTTAATGGTGATAGTGACATTACTTGGGCAGTGGGGAGCTCCGCAAGCACAGAAGATGGCTCGTGACTTAAGAACTATCTCGGTTGCTGGTGGTAGTATTATCTCTACTCAAAGCGGTGTTTGGGCTCGTGATGCCAATGACTTCATTTTCATTGTCAAAATAGACGATGATAAGTTATATGGTTTGAACATGTGGCGCTATGATGAGAACAAGGCTCTGAAAACGGCTATATACTCAAAAGAAGTCGATTACGTTGGAGACAACGTTTGGACTATGCGCGATGTAGAGCTCACCTCGTTTGAGAACGAAATTCAAGTGACTAAAGAGAATCTACCGACTTTCTCGTGGGAAACGTCTTTAGCTCCAGACAAACTCGCGATAGTGACGGTGAAACCGGAAGAGCTGTCGTTGAGTGGTTTGTATGATTATGTTTCTTATCTCAAAGCATCAGAGCAAGATGCAGCACGTTATGAGCTAGCGTTGTGGAGAAAAATAACTCAACCTATTTCGATAGCGGTCATGATGTTGATGGCATTATCGTTTATCTTTGGTCCTTTACGTAGCGTGACCATGGGAGCAAGGATTCTCTCTGGTGTGATTGCTGGCTTTACTTTCTATATATCCAGTGAGTTCTTTGGGCCAATCAGCTTGGTTTATCAAATACCACCTGCCTTTGGTGCGATAGCCCCTAGCGTGGTGTTCTTCGGAATTGCCATCATGCTCTTGAGGCGGAAACTATAA
- the lptF gene encoding LPS export ABC transporter permease LptF produces MIIVRYLIRETIKSQFAIFFVLFLVFLSQKFISVLADASDGDIPASLVLSIVGLNMPAMGLLMLPLSIYIGILLTFGRLYAESEIVVMNATGIGNKFLIQSALYLALITATVAAFNSFWLSPWSQDKVEQMYEEVAAENSVDLLPKGKFARTPDGSSVVFIEGIDGNQLDNVFVSQMRPRDSVLPSVMFSKSGDVKELSDGRQVIVMYDGTRHEGVPTRLDYRVTHFEEYEGLIGQREVERKGREWEAIPTIDLIGNQDNRAKAELQWRMSLVLCIPLLTMLVVPLSAVNPRQGRFAKIGPAILIYLTYFLAISATKSSIEEGDIPAAIGMWPINALLLFVAIGANFMDSVPVRRLKEKFKNKRLA; encoded by the coding sequence GTGATTATTGTTAGATATTTGATCCGAGAGACAATCAAGAGCCAATTCGCGATATTTTTTGTTCTCTTTCTTGTGTTTCTCAGCCAAAAGTTCATCAGTGTTTTAGCGGATGCCTCTGATGGTGATATTCCTGCAAGCCTTGTATTATCGATCGTGGGTTTAAATATGCCAGCGATGGGGCTCTTGATGCTTCCACTCAGTATCTATATCGGCATTTTGCTGACTTTTGGTCGTCTTTACGCAGAAAGTGAAATAGTAGTGATGAACGCTACTGGTATTGGTAATAAATTCCTTATCCAGTCAGCACTTTATTTGGCGTTGATTACCGCAACTGTCGCTGCTTTTAACTCCTTTTGGCTGTCTCCATGGTCACAAGATAAAGTAGAACAAATGTATGAGGAAGTAGCTGCAGAGAACAGCGTCGATTTACTACCAAAAGGCAAGTTTGCAAGGACTCCCGATGGTTCTTCTGTTGTGTTTATCGAGGGTATCGATGGCAATCAATTAGACAATGTGTTCGTTTCTCAAATGCGACCTCGTGACTCAGTGCTTCCTAGTGTGATGTTCTCTAAGTCGGGAGACGTAAAAGAATTGAGCGATGGCCGCCAAGTTATTGTGATGTACGATGGTACTCGTCATGAAGGTGTGCCTACTCGCCTTGACTATAGAGTGACGCATTTTGAAGAGTATGAAGGCTTAATTGGTCAGCGTGAAGTAGAGAGAAAAGGTCGAGAGTGGGAAGCGATTCCAACTATTGACCTTATTGGAAATCAAGATAATCGTGCCAAGGCTGAATTGCAGTGGCGTATGTCACTGGTGCTTTGTATTCCATTATTGACTATGCTCGTTGTGCCGCTGTCAGCAGTTAACCCACGACAAGGTCGTTTTGCAAAAATAGGTCCGGCAATCCTGATTTATCTGACTTACTTCTTAGCAATCAGTGCAACCAAATCTTCAATTGAAGAAGGGGACATTCCTGCTGCAATCGGCATGTGGCCAATCAATGCATTATTATTGTTTGTCGCGATTGGTGCCAACTTTATGGATAGTGTGCCTGTTAGGCGTTTGAAAGAAAAATTCAAGAATAAGAGGTTGGCTTAA
- a CDS encoding DUF2061 domain-containing protein: MKKTLTFAALHFTIAFSVAYVLTGDILIGSLIAMIEPSVNTVAFYFHEKAWAQVPALKARHWMTKLKTASFATIHFSVAFTVVYLLTGDAFVGGVMATLEPALNTVAYYFHEKVWLRKAESQAAQPLFCLHQHA; encoded by the coding sequence ATGAAAAAGACACTAACCTTTGCTGCATTACATTTTACTATCGCATTTAGTGTCGCTTACGTACTAACAGGCGACATCTTAATTGGTAGCTTAATCGCCATGATTGAGCCCTCTGTGAATACTGTTGCCTTCTATTTTCATGAAAAGGCATGGGCTCAAGTTCCAGCGCTCAAAGCTCGTCATTGGATGACTAAATTAAAAACAGCAAGCTTCGCGACTATACACTTTAGTGTTGCCTTTACCGTTGTCTACTTATTGACTGGAGATGCCTTCGTTGGTGGTGTGATGGCAACGTTAGAACCCGCTTTGAATACCGTGGCTTACTACTTCCATGAGAAGGTGTGGTTACGAAAAGCAGAAAGCCAAGCAGCACAACCACTGTTTTGTTTGCACCAACATGCTTAA
- the pepA gene encoding leucyl aminopeptidase has product MEFSVKSGSPEKQRSACIVVGVFEPRRLSPVAEQLDKISDGYISSLLRRGDLEGKPGQMLLLHQVPGVLSERVLLVGCGKERELGERQYKEIIQKTISTLNETGSMEAVCFLTELHVKGRDTYWKVRQAVEATKDGLYTFDQFKSNKPETRRPLRKLVFNVPTRRELSLGEKAISHGLAIASGVKASKDLGNMPPNIANPAYLASQARRLADDYETVKTKIIGEEEMEKLGMTSYLAVGRGSKNESMMSIMEYKGAADPDAKPIVLVGKGLTFDSGGISLKPGEGMDEMKYDMCGAASVFGTMKALAKLNLPINVVGILAGCENMPGSNAYRPGDILTTMSGQTVEVLNTDAEGRLVLCDALTYVERFEPDCVVDVATLTGACVMALGHHISAVLSNHNPLSHELVNASEQASDRAWRMPMADEYHEQLTSPFADMANIGGRPAGTITAACFLSKFAKKYHWAHIDSAGTAWKSGAAKGSTGRPVSMLVQFLLNRSGQETEEQSSK; this is encoded by the coding sequence ATGGAGTTCAGTGTAAAAAGTGGCAGCCCAGAGAAGCAGCGCAGCGCATGTATCGTTGTCGGTGTATTCGAACCGCGCCGCCTTTCTCCAGTAGCCGAGCAGTTAGATAAGATTAGCGATGGCTATATTAGTTCACTGCTTCGTCGCGGTGATCTAGAGGGTAAACCTGGCCAGATGCTACTACTGCATCAAGTACCTGGTGTACTTTCAGAACGAGTTCTACTTGTAGGCTGCGGTAAAGAACGTGAGCTAGGCGAGCGTCAATATAAAGAAATTATCCAAAAAACCATCAGCACACTAAACGAAACGGGTTCTATGGAAGCAGTATGTTTCCTTACTGAACTGCACGTTAAAGGTCGTGATACTTACTGGAAAGTTCGCCAAGCGGTAGAAGCGACTAAAGATGGCCTTTACACTTTTGATCAATTCAAGAGTAATAAACCAGAGACTCGTCGTCCACTACGTAAACTGGTATTCAACGTACCAACTCGTCGTGAATTGAGCCTGGGTGAGAAAGCGATCTCTCACGGTCTTGCGATTGCTTCTGGTGTGAAAGCGTCTAAAGATCTAGGCAACATGCCACCGAACATCGCAAATCCAGCTTACCTTGCTTCTCAAGCTCGCCGTTTAGCTGACGATTATGAGACAGTGAAAACTAAGATCATTGGCGAAGAAGAGATGGAAAAGCTGGGTATGACGTCATACTTAGCGGTAGGCCGTGGTTCTAAGAACGAATCTATGATGTCTATCATGGAATATAAAGGGGCTGCTGATCCAGATGCAAAACCGATTGTTCTAGTCGGTAAAGGTCTGACTTTCGATTCAGGCGGTATCTCACTTAAGCCTGGTGAAGGCATGGATGAGATGAAGTACGACATGTGTGGTGCTGCATCGGTATTCGGCACAATGAAAGCACTGGCGAAACTTAACTTACCAATTAACGTTGTCGGTATTCTTGCGGGCTGTGAAAACATGCCAGGCAGCAATGCTTACCGCCCAGGTGATATCCTAACGACTATGTCAGGCCAAACGGTTGAAGTGTTAAACACGGATGCTGAAGGTCGCTTGGTTCTATGTGATGCGCTTACTTACGTTGAACGATTTGAACCAGACTGTGTTGTTGACGTTGCAACACTCACTGGCGCGTGTGTTATGGCATTAGGTCACCACATCAGTGCTGTACTGTCTAACCACAATCCACTATCTCACGAGTTAGTGAATGCTTCTGAGCAAGCAAGTGACAGAGCATGGCGCATGCCAATGGCCGATGAATACCATGAGCAACTAACGAGCCCATTTGCAGATATGGCAAATATCGGTGGCCGTCCTGCAGGTACAATCACAGCAGCATGTTTCTTATCTAAATTTGCTAAAAAGTACCACTGGGCACACATTGACAGTGCTGGTACTGCGTGGAAATCAGGTGCAGCGAAAGGCTCGACAGGTCGTCCTGTCTCAATGCTAGTCCAATTCCTATTGAACCGCAGTGGCCAAGAGACTGAAGAACAATCTTCAAAATAA
- a CDS encoding DNA polymerase III subunit chi: protein MQTATFYIVSPDSPQASEEGFAHYVLFLAQHFAKQGAKLYLNCNDKDHAERIAEVFWQVEPTEFIAHNLVGEGPKYSTNIEIGHQGVKPNWNRQLVINLADNHTTFANAFAQVIDFVPCEEKAKQLARERYKIYRQAGYQLQTIEIQHP, encoded by the coding sequence ATGCAGACTGCTACGTTTTACATTGTGTCTCCAGACAGCCCGCAAGCCAGCGAAGAAGGTTTTGCTCACTATGTGTTGTTTCTTGCGCAGCATTTTGCAAAACAAGGCGCTAAACTTTACCTCAACTGTAACGATAAAGATCATGCTGAGCGTATCGCTGAAGTTTTTTGGCAGGTAGAGCCTACTGAATTTATCGCGCACAACTTGGTAGGCGAAGGTCCAAAATATTCAACGAATATTGAAATAGGCCATCAAGGAGTCAAACCTAATTGGAACCGCCAATTGGTAATAAATCTGGCCGATAATCATACAACCTTTGCGAACGCCTTTGCTCAGGTGATAGACTTCGTTCCTTGCGAAGAAAAAGCTAAGCAACTCGCTCGAGAAAGGTATAAAATTTACCGTCAGGCTGGATATCAGCTACAAACTATCGAGATTCAACATCCATAG
- a CDS encoding RDD family protein, whose product MTSTNTLPPAGVMRRFGALFYDALIVIAIEMMAAGIIVALLHALMALGIFNHSGYADVSDFLTNHPIWSPTYTFYLVIVWVYFFVFFWTRAGQTLGMRAWKLRVQNKDGSAITVTQALIRLGTSGFGLANLCVPFDPQKRGFHDIWAKTEVVVLPQAQ is encoded by the coding sequence ATGACATCAACAAACACTCTGCCACCAGCAGGGGTAATGCGCCGATTCGGTGCCTTGTTCTATGACGCCCTTATCGTAATCGCCATTGAAATGATGGCGGCCGGTATCATTGTTGCTCTACTGCACGCGCTCATGGCTCTTGGTATTTTTAACCATAGCGGCTACGCCGATGTCAGTGACTTCTTAACCAACCATCCTATTTGGAGCCCGACGTATACTTTTTACTTAGTCATCGTTTGGGTGTACTTCTTTGTGTTCTTCTGGACTAGAGCTGGCCAAACGCTAGGAATGAGGGCTTGGAAACTACGTGTTCAAAACAAAGACGGCTCTGCGATCACAGTAACTCAAGCGCTAATACGCTTAGGTACTTCGGGATTTGGATTAGCAAATTTATGTGTTCCATTCGATCCTCAGAAACGTGGCTTTCACGATATCTGGGCAAAGACCGAAGTCGTTGTGTTACCACAGGCACAATAA
- a CDS encoding PTS sugar transporter subunit IIB yields the protein MKKILLCCSAGMSTSMLVKKMEQAAEKQGIVCEINALSVNAFDEAIKEYDVCLLGPQVRFQLEELRKTAQEHGKNIEAISPQAYGMMKGEEVLQQALDLIN from the coding sequence ATGAAAAAGATCCTTTTATGCTGTAGCGCAGGAATGTCGACCAGTATGCTGGTTAAGAAAATGGAACAAGCAGCTGAAAAGCAAGGGATTGTATGTGAGATTAACGCTTTGTCTGTGAACGCATTCGATGAGGCTATCAAAGAGTACGATGTTTGCTTACTTGGTCCTCAGGTTCGTTTCCAGCTAGAAGAACTACGTAAAACCGCACAAGAGCATGGTAAAAATATAGAAGCGATTTCCCCCCAGGCTTATGGAATGATGAAAGGGGAAGAAGTACTACAGCAAGCTTTAGATCTGATTAACTAA
- a CDS encoding valine--tRNA ligase, translated as MEKTYNPTSIEQALYKTWEEKGYFKPHGDTSKEAYSIMIPPPNVTGSLHMGHAFQDTIMDTLIRAQRMKGKNTLWQVGTDHAGIATQMVVERKIAAEEGKTKHDYGREAFIDKIWEWKGESGGTITQQLRRLGASVDWDRERFTMDDGLSAATQEVFVRLYEEDLIYRGKRLVNWDPKLHTAISDLEVENKDKKGFMWHFRYPLANGVKTADGKDYIVVATTRPETMLGDTGVAVNPEDPRYKDLIGKEILLPIVNRLIPIVGDEHADMDKGTGCVKITPAHDFNDYEVGKRHSLPMINILTFNGDIRDAAEIFTTNGEESDVYSTELPAKYQGMERFAARRATVAEFEELGLLEEIKDHDLTVPYGDRGGVVIEPMLTDQWYVRTAPLAAPAVKAVEDGEIQFVPKQYENMYFAWMRDVQDWCISRQLWWGHRIPAWYDNDGKVYVGRTEEEVREKNNLSPVIVLKQDNDVLDTWFSSALWTFGTQGWPEDTEAMKTFHPSEVLVSGFDIIFFWVARMIMMTMHFVKDEDGKAQVPFKTVYMTGLIRDENGDKMSKSKGNVLDPIDMIDGIGLEELVEKRCGNMMQPKLAAKIEKATRKTFEDGIEPYGTDALRFTLAAMASTGRDINWDMKRLEGYRNFCNKLWNASRYVLMNTEEHDCGMSLSVEDRANMEFSLADKWIESQFEVAAKEFNAHLDNYRLDMAANTLYEFIWNQFCDWYLELTKPVLWKGTEAQQQATRYTLITVLEKTLRLAHPVLPYITESIWQSVKPLVDGVEGETIMTQALPQFNEDNFNAEIVDDIEWVKTFITAIRNLRAEYDIAPSQGLEVMIKVADEKDAARIEANKIVLTSLAKLDDIKVLATGEETPACATKLVGKSELMIPMAGLIDKDAELARLDKEVAKTHGEIKRIEGKLGNEGFVAKAPEAVIAKEREKLEGYQETLVKLEEQKATIAAL; from the coding sequence ATGGAAAAGACATACAACCCAACATCAATCGAACAAGCTCTGTATAAGACTTGGGAAGAGAAAGGCTACTTTAAGCCACACGGTGACACATCAAAAGAAGCTTACAGCATCATGATTCCGCCACCGAACGTCACTGGTAGCCTACACATGGGTCACGCGTTCCAAGATACGATCATGGATACGCTTATCCGTGCTCAACGTATGAAAGGCAAAAACACGCTTTGGCAAGTGGGTACTGACCACGCAGGTATCGCAACTCAAATGGTTGTTGAGCGTAAGATCGCTGCTGAAGAAGGCAAAACAAAACACGACTACGGCCGTGAAGCTTTCATCGACAAGATCTGGGAATGGAAAGGCGAATCAGGTGGCACGATCACTCAACAACTTCGTCGTCTTGGTGCATCTGTAGATTGGGATCGTGAGCGATTCACTATGGATGACGGCCTATCGGCTGCGACTCAAGAAGTGTTTGTTCGCCTATACGAAGAAGACCTAATCTATCGTGGTAAGCGTCTAGTAAACTGGGATCCTAAACTGCACACTGCAATTTCTGATCTTGAAGTTGAAAACAAAGACAAAAAAGGTTTCATGTGGCACTTCCGCTACCCACTAGCGAATGGTGTTAAAACCGCTGATGGCAAAGACTACATTGTCGTAGCGACTACACGTCCTGAAACCATGCTTGGTGATACAGGCGTTGCAGTTAACCCTGAAGATCCTCGCTACAAAGATCTTATCGGCAAAGAAATCCTGCTTCCTATCGTAAATCGTCTTATCCCTATCGTAGGTGATGAGCACGCTGACATGGATAAAGGCACGGGTTGTGTGAAAATCACGCCAGCTCATGACTTTAACGATTACGAAGTGGGCAAGCGCCATAGCCTACCAATGATCAACATCCTAACGTTCAACGGTGATATCCGTGATGCGGCTGAAATCTTCACAACTAACGGTGAAGAAAGCGATGTGTATTCAACAGAGCTTCCAGCTAAATACCAAGGTATGGAGCGCTTTGCCGCTCGTCGTGCAACGGTTGCTGAATTTGAAGAGCTAGGCCTACTTGAAGAGATCAAAGATCACGATCTAACCGTTCCTTACGGTGACCGTGGTGGCGTAGTTATCGAACCAATGCTGACCGACCAATGGTACGTGCGTACTGCGCCTCTTGCTGCTCCAGCAGTTAAAGCCGTTGAAGATGGTGAGATCCAATTCGTACCTAAGCAGTACGAAAACATGTACTTCGCGTGGATGCGTGACGTGCAAGATTGGTGTATCTCTCGTCAACTTTGGTGGGGCCACCGTATCCCAGCATGGTACGACAACGATGGTAAAGTTTACGTAGGTCGCACTGAAGAAGAAGTTCGTGAAAAGAACAACCTTTCACCGGTCATTGTTCTTAAGCAAGACAACGACGTTCTTGATACCTGGTTCTCTTCTGCACTTTGGACGTTCGGCACACAAGGCTGGCCTGAAGATACTGAAGCAATGAAAACATTCCACCCATCAGAAGTACTAGTATCTGGTTTTGATATTATCTTCTTCTGGGTTGCTCGTATGATCATGATGACTATGCACTTCGTGAAAGACGAAGATGGCAAGGCTCAAGTACCTTTCAAAACAGTTTACATGACGGGCCTTATCCGTGATGAAAACGGCGACAAGATGTCTAAGTCGAAAGGTAACGTACTTGACCCAATCGATATGATTGACGGCATCGGCCTTGAAGAGCTAGTAGAAAAGCGTTGTGGCAACATGATGCAACCTAAACTGGCTGCTAAGATCGAAAAAGCAACACGTAAGACTTTCGAAGATGGTATCGAACCATACGGTACCGATGCACTGCGTTTCACTCTTGCTGCTATGGCTTCAACTGGCCGTGACATCAACTGGGACATGAAGCGTCTTGAAGGTTACCGTAACTTCTGTAACAAGCTATGGAACGCAAGCCGTTACGTACTGATGAACACAGAAGAGCACGATTGTGGCATGTCACTATCTGTTGAAGACCGTGCAAACATGGAATTCTCTCTAGCAGACAAGTGGATTGAATCTCAGTTTGAAGTTGCTGCGAAAGAGTTTAATGCTCATCTAGACAACTACCGTCTAGACATGGCAGCAAACACGCTTTACGAATTCATCTGGAACCAATTCTGTGACTGGTACTTAGAACTAACTAAACCTGTTCTTTGGAAAGGCACTGAAGCTCAACAGCAAGCGACTCGTTACACGCTTATCACGGTTCTAGAGAAGACTCTACGTCTTGCTCACCCAGTTCTTCCTTACATCACTGAATCTATCTGGCAGAGCGTTAAGCCGCTAGTAGACGGTGTTGAAGGCGAGACAATTATGACTCAAGCGCTTCCTCAGTTTAATGAAGATAACTTCAATGCTGAGATCGTTGACGATATCGAGTGGGTTAAAACTTTCATCACCGCTATCCGTAACCTACGTGCGGAATACGACATTGCCCCAAGCCAAGGCTTAGAAGTAATGATCAAAGTCGCTGATGAGAAAGATGCAGCTCGTATCGAAGCAAACAAGATCGTTCTTACTTCTCTCGCTAAGCTAGACGATATTAAAGTTCTTGCTACTGGTGAAGAGACTCCGGCGTGTGCAACTAAGCTAGTTGGCAAGTCCGAGCTGATGATCCCAATGGCTGGTCTTATCGACAAAGATGCAGAGCTTGCTCGTCTAGATAAAGAAGTGGCTAAGACTCACGGCGAAATCAAACGTATCGAAGGTAAACTGGGTAACGAAGGTTTCGTTGCTAAAGCACCAGAAGCGGTTATCGCGAAAGAGCGTGAAAAGCTTGAAGGCTACCAAGAAACTCTTGTTAAGCTAGAAGAGCAAAAAGCGACTATCGCTGCGCTTTAA